A genomic segment from Thermothielavioides terrestris NRRL 8126 chromosome 4, complete sequence encodes:
- a CDS encoding 40S ribosomal protein S7 translates to MSSPSLNKIAANSPSRQNPSELEQAIAGALYDLETNTADLKVALRPLQFVSAREIEVGHGKKAIVIFVPVPALQGFHRVQQRLTRELEKKFSDRHVLILASRRILPRPKRSSRSRNTLKQKRPRSRTLTAVHDAILTDLVYPVEIVGKRLRTKEDGSKTLKVILDEKERGGVDYRLDTYSEVYRRLTGRGVVFEFPQTSSIDY, encoded by the exons ATGAGCTCGCCGTCTCTCAACAAGATCGCGGCCAACAGCCCGAGCCGCCAGAACCCGTCGGAGCTGGAGCAGGccatcgccggcgcgctcTACGACCTCGAGACCAACACGGCCGACCTCAAGGTCGCCCTCCGCCCGCTGCAGTTCGTCTCGGCCCGTGAG ATCGAAGTCGGCCACGGCAAGAAGGCAATTGTCATCTTTGTCCCCGTCCCTGCGCTGCAGGGCTTCCACCGGGTTCAGCAGCG CCTGACCCGCGAGCTCGAGAAGAAGTTCTCGGACCGCCACGTGCTGATCCTGGCTTCTCGCCGCATCCTCCCGCGCCCCAAGCGGTCCAGCCGCTCGCGCAACACGCTCAAGCAGAAGCGCCCCCGCTCGCGCACGCTCACGGCCGTGCACGATGCCATCCTGACCGACCTCGTCTACCCGGTCGAGATTGTCGGCAAGCGCCTGCGCACCAAGGAGGACGGCTCCAAGACGCTCAAGGTCATCCTCGACGAGaaggagcgcggcggcgtcgactaCCGGCTCGACACGTACTCGGAGGTCTACCGCCGCCTtaccggccgcggcgtcgtcttCGAGTTCCCCCAGACCAGCTCCATCGACTATTAG